A DNA window from Chiroxiphia lanceolata isolate bChiLan1 chromosome 6, bChiLan1.pri, whole genome shotgun sequence contains the following coding sequences:
- the LOC116789070 gene encoding LOW QUALITY PROTEIN: olfactory receptor 4S2-like (The sequence of the model RefSeq protein was modified relative to this genomic sequence to represent the inferred CDS: inserted 2 bases in 2 codons; substituted 1 base at 1 genomic stop codon) — protein sequence MENTNNWTQFILHGLTXDRTGAEVCFLFFFLFYTTIIFGNLLIIMTIKTSALLNSPMYFFLSYLSFVDISYCTVSAPKLIHDLLMEERTISFAGCMAQLLGAHFFGCTEIFXLMVMAYDRCVALCKPLHSTSVVSPHVCSCLLAASXAGGFVHSLLQTLLLLQLPVCGPKNGLDHYFCHVHSWLVLACADTYTSSVGVAVSGGVISLGSFVVLAVSYTAILLSLRTHSPKGWLKALDTSSSLIMAITLFFGPCIFIYLCPSATCPADKVVSVFYTIITPRLNPFSYTLRNQEMRNSMKKLWSRTVKRSEK from the exons atggaaaacacaaacaactgGACCCAGTTCATCCTCCACGGACTGACATAAGACAGGACAGGAGCAGAAGTCtgcttcttgttcttttttctcttctacacCACTATCATTTTTGGAAACCTGCTCATCATCATGACAATAAAGACAAGTGCCCTGCTGAACTCTCCCATGTACTTCTTCCTCAGCTATTTGTCTTTTGTAGACATCAGTTACTGCACTGTCTCAGCTCCCAAACTCATCCATGACCTTCTCATGGAGGAGAGGACCATCTCCTTTGCAGGCTGCATGGCTCAGCTGTTGGGGGCCCACTTCTTTGGGTGCACTGAGATCT CTCTCATGGTGATGGCCTATGACCGCTGCGTCGCCCTCTGCAAACCACTCCACTCCACGAGCGTCGTGAGCCCGCACgtctgcagctgcctgctggcAGCCT GGGCTGGGGGCTTTGTGCACTCCCTGCTGCAgaccctgctgctcctccagctgcctgttTGTGGGCCCAAGAATGGGCTGGACCACTATTTCTGCCATGTCCACTCTTGGCTGGTGCTGGCCTGTGCTGACACCTACACCAGCAGTGTTGGCGTAGCCGTCAGCGGTGGCGTGATTTCCCTGGGCTCTTTTGTTGTCCTTGCAGTATCCTATACTGCTATCCTGCTTTCCTTGAGGACACACTCTCCCAAAGGGTGGCTCAAAGCTCTAGACACAAGCTCTTCCCTCATCATGGCCATCACCCTGTTCTTTGGGCCCTGTATTTTCATCTACCTGTGCCCTTCTGCCACCTGCCCGGCGGATAAGGTGGTCTCTGTCTTCTACACCATCATCACGCCCAGGCTCAACCCCTTCAGCTACACCCTGAGAAACCAAGAGATGagaaacagcatgaaaaagTTGTGGAGCAGGACAGTGAAGAGGAGTGAGAAATGA